CTATAACAATATGATTAGCAAAAATTCAAATGGTTGTATATTTGACACATACTGCAATGGGCCGAAGCCCGCCTGAATATTTTGTTTAAATACTAAAATTCATTTACAGGAGATTATAATCATTTGGGTGCTATGCATTCAAAAAGTGTGCATTTAGATAAGAAATTACATAATTAACGCAAAGAGGTGTGATATTTGTTTCAACAAGAATGTTAATCAAATTATTTGTATGAGTCAAGAATTAGGTATTATACACTTTGTATGAAATTTCAAATTTTTCAAGAAATCTATCTACATTTTGTTAGAATTTTTCATGTTtgatacgtgcgttgcacgtgcacgatTACTAGTTAGCTAAGATGATGTCCTACAGAGTAGTCTTGAAAGAGAGCACATGTATGAGCTCTGACTGTAAACATCATAGTCTATGAGACTTGGGTAATCTTTAGTAAGCTCACAAAGAGATCAGAAAATACGACGTATATTCTCCAAATCTCGGGGTAGCCTACAAGCAGCCAGGAAAATGGTTAATAATTCAAGTGAACCAtattcacacaaaactagcaattggAGGCATATTTCATTACCAAGTTGTGGAATGGATGTAACTTAAAGCTCTAGGCAGGAGTTCAACTTAACACTCTCTGCTGAAACACTAGTATATTAAACAAATAGCAAGAAAAGACAAATCTCTAAATGAGTATTTAAGATCTCGTGGGGATTGTTAGAAATAAACTCCTGTTTGTTTTAGTGGTTTACGGTCGAATATACATTTCTGAGACCAGACTCATCTACACCTGGTGAAGAGAAAATGCAAAAACAATAGTAAAAAGTTTAAAAATATCTGGGTTTTTTTCTTTGCATGAAAGATGATTTGATGGGTGAGatccgctccaaatttcaactcattttgaCATATGAGTAGCTCTAGAAAAACAAATTGGATTAGAACAGTACATGAAAAGTAAAATGTTTCATATAcctcaaatttgtcttttttgccgagagctactcaaatgtccaaatgGGCTCAAGTTTGGAGCCGACCTCACGCACCTAAGCAtcttccatgcaaaaaaaaaacagatctTTTGAATTTGTTTACTTTCTTTTTTGAATTTTCTCTTCACCGCAGATGAGCTTAGGAGCCAAATAGCCGCGCTGGTTTACGGCAAACTATTCAATAGTACCCCTCTGTAAAATAATTAGTCCATCTGTAAATCTTGAATTATTCTTGGGGATACATTAACCATCTTTTCTGATATTTATTTGCAGCAAGTTCTGGTGACCCCGGTACATTGTGTTCCCTTTTTCTTTATTGAAGGCTGCCCGATCCTAGCAAGCTATACTACTCTGACTGGGGAGGCCCATCACCAGGCCGCTGGCCTTGGCAAGCTAATCGAGAAGGAAAGGAAGAGACGAGACGGgggcagcagccagccagccagcaagCGGCAATAAATTTGGTTTTGATGGCATCAGGGCCATAAATTGGCGCCTTCCTGTTAGCTGGGCGTCCATACTGTGTGCATCAATGGTGCGCTGTCCCCCCTGCTCCCAATTATTAGCACCGTTCCATCCTCCTTTTCCCTTGATGAGAAAAAAAAGGGGCAATCGGTTCCAGTTGGCACAGGGATCAAGACAACGCTGCGTtccatttctttttcattttctgaTCGAGGACGTGAGTCACCTCCGTCGAATTCATTGCCAGAAACACAAAACAGCTACGAATTCGAAGTTACTAGTAATAAACAAGCTGCAGGCCTCCACAGATGCCTGTAGGAGTGTACTCGTGCTGCTCCCATCGACGTCGTAGCTCAGCTAGGCGCCTGAGCCGTCCAGGAGCATCAATGCGCGTCCTGACGTCGTAAATGGCATGCATGGCCCGGccggccgcccgcccggcgtcaCCTCACCGCCTCCTTGTAAACCGCGACGGAATGCATCTGGCTATGATCAGACGAGACGCGCACGCGACGACGCAGGATCAGACGGTATGCGTGTACGTTACACACGGCGCAGGAAGATTTTAACTGGCCGCCTGGGATGGACGAGAGCCGTTATGGCTTGCCTTCTTCTCGACCCTATCCTACAGGCGCGCACTGGTTCCGGGCCTGCGCCACATGAACCCACCCACGACGGCGACGCGCTGGGTCTCAGCACGCTGTAGGGAGGTCAAATGGTGGTACTTCCATACGCTGTAACGGAGTAGTACCACCACAGCACACAGGCGAACACTCGCCGGCCCGCCGCTACAGTACAGACACGCCCGGCATCTGCATCGGCATGCATGCAACGCAACACAGCGCGATGCAGCAACGGATCCAGGCGTCGCCTGACGCCCCTGCGGCCGGCTACGACGAGAGCGTTCCTTTGCTGGAAGGACTCTGGGGCTGAAAGGCAACCGCGGCTGCCGTACCGGGCCACACGGTTCGTGCGCGCTGCTGCGGCTGTCTGCGGCCATGCACCGGCCAGACAAACAGCGACTTCGTTTTTTTTAATGTTGGGACAGCGACTTGAGTTTTGATCAACAAACTCGGTACGTTTCGACGTTTTTTTTTTCGGGAGGTACGTTCCGACGTTAATCGCGTAACCGAAGCAATGTAGCGGTCCCAGATTCGCTTTGGGGCGGACGGGACCGGTCTCATGCAGCAGCACTGCTCACGTAACATTTCCGAAGGAAGGACGAGGAGGAGCAAGCAGAGTAAAACTTGACTCCCATTTTAACTTGCATCATACTGCTATCACGATATTGTTTCCCTccgtaaggctagtcatagtgggcgtaacttagcaagtaacatatcACACTTCAAGAAGTCTTtgttaaggctagtcatagtgggagtaacttagcaagtaacatagcgtactccaagaaatttttgcttatgtggcatgtagttaatgaaaatgataacataatatgttactataacatagcgtttttcaagacaagatgagtctacaagctaattaaTGAAGTCCTATCTgtcactactactatgttactttgcactatgaagataataacttagactagtgtcatatacacgacactagtataagttactccccactatgaccagcctaatataGCGGGCAGCATGTAAACATATACTACTAGCAGAGAACAAAAACCCAACCAAAGCATGGATAGCAACCAAAACCAGGACGATGGATCGACGACAGTAATAATTACCAAGTTTAGGATGTAATAATTGCCACCTCATAATCCTTCCCTAGAGGCACGCAGTGTCCACCTCATCATTGGGGGGTAAAGGTAAAGCCAGCTAGATCGACCACCAACTGCCATATCCAGGGAAGTATAACCATCTCCGACTCCGGGCAACCGGGCAAGCCACCTAACCACTGCATGAACAAAAAGCTAAGGTGTCCCTACCAGAATGCAGCTTGCCCAGGAGCCCCTAACCAACCGACGCATGCCAAAAACTAAGGGATGTGATGTGCACAGGAGGCAGCTAATTACAAAATCTGACAACAAGGACAAGATGGTTTGCGCTTCACTCAAAGTCATTTTATCTCTAAAAGCTTGATGATGCCCTCCTCCAGTGCTGCTTCAGTTTCCAGGACGTCCTCACGCGCCTCTTCACCCTTGGCtgcatcatcatcagccccagactGGCTTGCTGGCGCAGCAGTGCTGCATTCACTGGTAGAAGTAGAAGTAGaactagcagcagcagcaacagaacCAGCAGCAGGACATGGGACTACTTCACTGGTGACCACCTCTGAAGCTTCCTTGACTTGAGCTGGAGCCTCGAtcttaaccagaggcccagtcgcCGCCGGTGGTGCGTCCTTACCTTCTGACAATGGTTCCTTTGCTGGCTGGGGCTGCACATCCTTCATCTGAATGGGCATCACAGACGACGACATTGATCCCTTAAACAGCTGGTGTTGCCCATCCTTTACCTGAACAGGCATAGCAGATGATGGCGATTCCTTCGTTGGCCTCTGCTGCGCATCCTTCACCTGAACAGGGATCGCAGACGACATCGATTCCCTTATTGCCTTGTGCTGCACATCCTTCATCTGAACAGACATCACAGGTCTTGGACGCTGAGCAGGACCCGAGGGAGCAAAGTGTGGAGAAGCTGGCCTGATGCGAACTGGGGATGCCATCCGGACTGATGGTGGGTTGCTCAGGAGAGGAGGAAGCTGCTGTGTTGTGCGTCCACTTGGAGGTGGGAGAGGTGGAGCAGAGAACACAGGGATAGAGCTCCTGACTGTGACCGGAGGAGCCATACTATGGCAAGGCATACGGTAGTGCCCAACTGGGACATAAGGGGCTGCTTCTGCGGCCGGGAACCTCGACCTTGAATTAGAGCTTTCAATGGGCCAGAACGGTGACTGTGATGCTCCATCAGCCGCGGCTGGTGACTCTGGTCTGGATCTTGAACTAGACTTTGGCCGGAATAGAGGAAGAATCTTCGAGTAACTGGACTGAGAAGATTGACCAAAACAAGGCTTCCTCTCTGGTTGCATGGGAAATTTCTTGGGAAATGGTGAAGCATTGGGATTATTGGCCATCGCTATCTTTTCCTTTGTGCGATAGTTGAGAAGGGCTCGGGCAATCCTGATCTGCTCCTGCTCGTCATTGTTCTCCGGTTCATTGGTCGTATTCGCCTCCTCACGTGCCACTGTTTCAGAGAGGGAAATAACATGAGCGAAGTGCTGCTGTGTAATACTGTAATGACAATGTTACACAGCAAATATTGACAAACATATTTTACAGATGCTGTAATGAGATCAAAATAAAATCAAGCTGGCATGAGAGACACAACAGTTAATGGTCCATTTAGCCAGTACAGGAAAGCTCTGCTAAGAAATGGCATATCAAATGCACCTAGCTAGATTAGAACCTAAGAGGAATGGGTCATTCGCATGCTAGACCTAAAAAAATAATTTAGGATCACAAAAGTTTCCTTTCTTTTAGGTGAATAATGTGGTCGTAGAAACTACGAAAAAGGAATGACATGATTCTTTGTTTAATGAACAATGCATTGCAATGAATAAACAATAAGaatatactagtaatactcacATTGTTTCAACGAAGCCCAGGCTGCAGAAGCAGCATTTTTTTCAGCTTGCTTCTTATTCTTAGCATGATCACCTGTAAAGGTGATCCCCGCTAATTCTACTGTGCATGTGAAAACTGGCAGATGGCCAAGGCCAGACCGCTCTGTTGTATATGAAGGCAACGGTGCCCCAACTCTCTGGGCTACTTCCTGTAGAAGGTTTTTGTAAACCCCTGTTTCATCCTGTTTAACATAAATGTACCACCAGAAGTAAGTAATGTAACAAATTATGGAGTAAAAGTTGTGGATACATGACACTACTTGCAAGATCAAAGAGAAATCACGTTAACAGGTTAATGATTAAGAGACAATGATCAGCTATTGCCCTTTCATGAACAGAAGCAAtaatatcaaacaaagaaggaagGCTTTCAGAATTAAAAAGGAAGATGACTTCTGAATTAAGACAATGCTGGCATATCTAATACTTCAACAGCAATGATTACCGTTTATAAAAGTTTAAATAGGAAGTGGTCGTTGAGTTATCTATGGCTATTGGCTAATTAGAAAGGTAGTTAACATGATGGAACAtctgctttagcaaaactgattaATCTAACAAGGAACATGAGTAGTTTCCAAAACTACATAGATTATTCTTCGTCTTCTAATGCAAAATGGACACATTTAGAGACAAGTTAAAGAAAATAGACAGATTCTGGATACAAACCATCTGATAATAAAAGCACAGATTAGTATTTGAACAACTACTGATATAAATAGTAGCATTCCAGTCAGCATCTAAAAAACCAGAGGGCGGAGGTACTTGACCACGAAACTTACTTAGACTAAGGAGTCGGAGTCAGTTGAACTGTACAAATCTACAAATATAACATCAATGGACCTTAAGAGGATTTTTCTAAAGAAATTGTAAACAGTAGCGTTTTTAACTGTGTAGAAACAATGGCTCAATACTCAGCTGCAACTACCCTATCACTATTTACCATCGCTTTCGGAGTTTAAAGTTTTTGTGAAAGTTTTCACATTTTTAAATGTTTTTATTTTCAATTGATGTCATATCCCTTTCTGCAACAAATATTGTTTAACACTCATCATGAATCGGTGGAATACTAATGCCAATTCCTTTCATAGTCCAAACTCTGAAAGGTCAAACCCTAAATGCAGTCAACAATGAAGACCTGCCTAACATTTGACCAGCAGTATTTCCAAATGACAGTAAACGCAAAGGGATCCAATTCACCAGAACCAGACCCCCTCTGCCAACCAAATCCATAACTATCATTTGCAAGAACTTTGTTCAGAAATAGCATGACCTAGTTTAAGAGGGAAGGACGGGCAACTGGGAACAAGCTAGTCTCGAACCAAATCATCAAAATTCCACGGAGCAATCTCCCCATGTACGAACGCGTCGGCGGTCGCACTCAGCCCGCACCAGGGTCCTGCCCCTGCCTGCCTAAAAGGAAGGGGGCAAAGCGACGGCAGCCCGCACTAGCACCAGCAGCGACACCCACCcacgccctccctccctccccccttccccctcccagAGATGAGACACAAAGAAGGAACCAAAGCACCCCGCACTAGGCAACGGCGGCGCACCCATGGCTAGCCTGAGTTGACCGCACGCACTCGGCGACACCAACGCCAACGCCGTAGTGGCCGGTAAAGACCGGCAGCACACACAGAATGGCACCACCATCCATCCAACCCCCTCGTTGTGGGCTGCGCTGCGTGGGGGCCTGCCTGCCACTAAACCCCTCGGGCCCATCCGCATTGACCTGCGACGCCGGGTTAGGTGCGGGCGGCCTCCCATTCAATCCCGCCCACCCACCCCACGCCCCTCGCCATTAATACACACCACTGTGAAGACCGAAACCTAATCTACGCCCACCCCCACGATAAAAAAGTTTTGCCCGCCACTGATCTCGTCTCCCTACACGGCCGCTGATCCCAGTCCAAAGCCACACACGTCCCGTTCGCTGTCAGGTCAAACGAGCACATGTGCCGCCGTGTACCCGCCACTTTTCTTATTGTTAGTCGTAGCAGTATAACGTGTTCCCATGGCATCTTTCTTCCCACCGCGCGTACCGGGAAGGCTACTACTCGGCTTCCGCTCCGGGTCAGGTTCATACGGCGGGGTTTTTTACTCGCCCCCATCAATGCGCCATTATTACTGCCCGGGTTTAGTTAATGTTAATCAGGGCTTACGAAGACTTTCTGGCGAGGGGCTGACGAATCCGGTGGAAAATCGTGGGAGTTGCGGCCGGCCAGGACCCGAGCGCCAACTCCTATGAGGGCTAGATTGAAAATTATTGGTGGGGATCCGTCGCCGTTACGTCGCGAGAGCACATTTAACGACGGATTAAAGAAATGGGGATCGATGGGCGGCTTGTCGTAGTACGAATAATTAAGTCACTTAATTGCGTCTATTAGTACTGAATTATTACGTAAGTGGGAgctatcttttttttttttgaaatttactcCACTGTGCGAGTGAGGGAACAGATTACTTCTGTTAAATAGATGAATTTGGAAAATAGTAACTGAACTAGTACTTCATCGGCAACTTTTTCTGGGGGGATCCTCCTTTTGGGAAAGGAAAAATACGCTGAAGTTTTTGACGCGGAACTTTTCGTGCTGACTGCTTGCTCCGAGTTTGGTCATGCCGCTGACGAAGCCCCAGGCCCCCAGTTCCAAACGAGACAAAACCTAGAAGCCACGACTAAGCAGCGAATCTGATCGAACTAAAAAGACCAAGGTAAACCATGTATTCGTGCAAGATTTCTCCGTAATCCCCTGCATTCCCCTGTGCGGAACTCATAAGCTAGTACTAGTACATGGCTAATCACCCACGCGAATTGCAAAATGAGTTGTGAGAACAATGGCGGCAGTACTAATTGTATGAGAGAGATCGGCTAAATCCCTCGCTGGAGAAGCCCCCTTAAATTCAACCACGAACAGATGCTAACGAGCAAAGGTAAACTCGAGAAACACCCAGAGCGAATCAGAGCAAGAGGAACAGCCAGTAGAAGCTAGAGGATGGAGGGAGGGGGCGATGGGAAGaggcggggagggggaggggggtcgTACCAGGATGCGGGCGGCTAGGGAGTAGGAGGGGCCGCGCCGGGCGAGCGCGGCGAGGGCGACCTCGGCGGCAGCATGCTCGGCCTGCCGGAGCGTCGTGAAGAACCCGGGGCTCTCGAATTGCTCGCCGTTGAAGATGACCGCAGCTTTGAACCGCGGCGCGTGGTCCGGCCCCTCCCGCAGGCACGTGTACGCCGGCAGGTTGAAGCAGCTCCGCTGCGCCAGCTCCTGAAGCTGGTTCTTATACATCGCCGCGGACCGCCACTCCTACCTGCCCGGCCACCGCTCCCTTGGCTCCCACCGCCGCTTCTAATGCCGGCCGCCGTGGCCGGAGATGGCTACAACGAGAGATCTACCCAGAGGCagaggtggaggtggagaaggaggaggggagAAGTGTGGAGTGCTAGGAACGGAGAGGGGAGCCGATTTATATTTTTTCTTTGGCTTTATTTTTGGGATGGGTTTAATGCTAGTGCCCTGCAGTTATTAGCTTGGCTGGACCGGGAGGATGACAGCAGGACCCAGAACATCCTGCGCCTTTTTTATTTCTGACTTAGGGCTGGAAGATCTGCAAATTCAAATAAACTATTAAATGCTATTTTTTCTGAACTTAGGGCTGAAAGTTCGGCAAATTCAAATATACTATTAAATGTCGCTGATTAATAGCACGGAGTTGAACTAAATCAGCGACATTTAAGATGAACCGGAGGAAGTAGTATTAATTATCTTGTCACATTATTATTTCAATCTAGAAACTAAAAAAATGGTTGTTCACTCATACTATTTCTCATAAGCAAgtatatttgttgttatttttcctTTCATACTATAAATAGTTTAGAAACACTAATTGTTTAATGGGAATATGTCATTCTTGAGGCGAGAGAGAGGGTCGACCGGCGGCACATCAACTTTCATGTAACGTGGCAAGTTCTTTCTTTTCGAAAAACAAAAACGCGCAGGATGTCCGGGGTCCTGCTGTCATCCTCCCGATCCAGCCAAGCAAATAACTGCAGAGCTGAACTTACGGCTGGAAAATCGGCAAATTTGAATAAACTATTAAATGTTATTTTCCTGAACTTAGGGCCGAAAGATCGGCAAATTCGAATATACTATTAAATGTCGCTGATTAATAGTATAAAGTTGAACTAAATCGGCGATGTTTAAGATGAACCAGGGGAAGTATCAATTATCTTGCCACATTATTATTTTGATGTAGAAACTAAAAAAATGGTTGTTCGGTCATACTATTTCTCATAGGCAGGTATATTTGTTGTTATTTCTCTTTCATAACTATAAATAGTTTAGAAACACTAATTGTTTAATGGGAATATGTCACTCTTGAGGTGAGAGAGAGGCTCGACCGGTGGCACAACAACTTTCATGTCACGTGACAAGTTCTTTCTTTTACTTTATAATTTGGAGAAGTTTAATGCCGATGCCTTGCGGACTGTGGTTACTAGCTTGGCTGGGCCAAAAGGATGACAAGCAAACCATGAGGCTCGTCATCTTTCTTGTTATAAATTTAAACATGAAAGATGGGCAAATTCAGAATCATGATTTATCTTATAATAACATTGTTGATTTTAGAGATTGAAAAATAACATGATAACATAATTTTGTTGGTGTGATAACATCTTTTCATAAACAACTAACATGTTAGAATGATGGATATCGATTCTTCTCTCTACTAACTATCAATGGCTTAAACCCTTCTTGACATATGGGAATGTTCAGTCATTGTTTCGGAGAGTGAGGCAATACATATTTTTCTTTGCCTTTATTTTTTGGAGAGGTCTAAGGCTGGTGCTCTATAATTTCTTGCTTTTTGGACTTAGGGGAGGGGTACAGTAGGGACCCAG
This DNA window, taken from Triticum aestivum cultivar Chinese Spring chromosome 1D, IWGSC CS RefSeq v2.1, whole genome shotgun sequence, encodes the following:
- the LOC123181093 gene encoding double-stranded RNA-binding protein 6, with translation MYKNQLQELAQRSCFNLPAYTCLREGPDHAPRFKAAVIFNGEQFESPGFFTTLRQAEHAAAEVALAALARRGPSYSLAARILDETGVYKNLLQEVAQRVGAPLPSYTTERSGLGHLPVFTCTVELAGITFTGDHAKNKKQAEKNAASAAWASLKQLAREEANTTNEPENNDEQEQIRIARALLNYRTKEKIAMANNPNASPFPKKFPMQPERKPCFGQSSQSSYSKILPLFRPKSSSRSRPESPAAADGASQSPFWPIESSNSRSRFPAAEAAPYVPVGHYRMPCHSMAPPVTVRSSIPVFSAPPLPPPSGRTTQQLPPLLSNPPSVRMASPVRIRPASPHFAPSGPAQRPRPVMSVQMKDVQHKAIRESMSSAIPVQVKDAQQRPTKESPSSAMPVQVKDGQHQLFKGSMSSSVMPIQMKDVQPQPAKEPLSEGKDAPPAATGPLVKIEAPAQVKEASEVVTSEVVPCPAAGSVAAAASSTSTSTSECSTAAPASQSGADDDAAKGEEAREDVLETEAALEEGIIKLLEIK